From a single Vitis vinifera cultivar Pinot Noir 40024 chromosome 18, ASM3070453v1 genomic region:
- the LOC100267809 gene encoding O-fucosyltransferase 7, which yields MQKRSRWRGLVVLRRLLIGAICSIAAVALLSVHVHIFLSSKVPDFSDSYKLPTQHEIGFQRLSTERKWVQELAPPHLSKAPLPSRKLDGASGILDLDKLWKPPQNRDFVPCVDPGANYTSPAESQGYLLVHTNGGLNQMRAGICDMVAVARIINATLVIPELDKRSFWQDSSNFSDVFDEDHFISALAYDVKVIKKLPKELATAPRAVKHFRSWSGIDYYQNEIASMWADYQVIRAAKSDSRLANNNLLPDIQKLRCRACYEALRFAPQIEAMGKLLVDRMRSYGPYIALHLRYEKDMLAFSGCTHDLSPAEAEELRMIRENTAYWKVKGIDSREQRAKGYCPLTPKEVGIFLMALGYPSSTPIYIAAGEIYGGDSHMADLQSRYPILMSKEKLASIDELEPFANHASQMAALDYIVSVESDVFIPSYSGNMARAVEGHRRFLGHRKTISPDRKALVHLFDKIERGSLKEGKNLSNKIMELHRKRQGSPRKRKGPISGTKGMDRFRSEEAFYVNPIPDCLCHKEPPDMNTSIIIR from the exons atGCAGAAACGAAGCAGGTGGAGGGGATTGGTGGTGCTGAGGAGGTTGTTGATAGGGGCCATATGTTCGATAGCAGCGGTGGCTCTGCTCTCTGTACACGTACACATTTTCCTTTCATCCAAAGTCCCGGACTTCTCCGACTCCTATAAGCTACCCACG CAACATGAAATTGGGTTCCAGAGGTTGAGCACCGAGCGAAAATGGGTTCAAGAGTTGGCTCCACCCCATTTATCAAAAGCTCCACTGCCTTCTCGCAAG TTGGATGGTGCAAGTGGGATTTTGGATTTGGACAAGCTATGGAAGCCTCCACAAAATCGGGATTTTGTGCCCTGTGTTGACCCTGGTGCAAACTATACAT CTCCTGCAGAGTCACAGGGTTACCTGCTCGTTCATACAAATGGTGGGCTCAATCAAATGCGGGCTGGG ATATGTGACATGGTAGCTGTAGCCCGCATCATCAATGCCACTCTTGTAATTCCTGAACTTGATAAGCGGTCATTTTGGCAAGACTCTAG TAACTTCTCAGATGTCTTTGATGAAGATCATTTTATTAGCGCTCTAGCTTATGATGTAAAGGTCATAAAAAAGCTCCCCAAGGAACTAGCAACTGCTCCTAGAGCAGTTAAGCATTTTAGAAGCTGGTCTGGTATAGATTATTATCAGAATGAGATAGCTAGCATGTGGGCTGATTATCAG GTTATCAGAGCTGCTAAATCTGATTCTCGTCTGGCAAATAATAACTTGCTTCCAGACATTCAGAAGCTGAGGTGCCGTGCTTGTTATGAAGCCCTCCGTTTTGCACCCCAAATTGAGGCAATgggaaaa TTGTTGGTGGATAGAATGAGGTCCTATGGTCCTTACATTGCTCTACATTTACGATATGAGAAGGACATGCTGGCTTTTAGTGGATGCACGCATGATTTATCCCCCGCTGAAGCTGAAGAACTTAGGATGATCAG AGAAAACACAGCATATTGGAAAGTAAAGGGTATTGATTCCAGGGAACAGAGAGCCAAAGGGTATTGCCCCTTAACTCCAAAGGAGGTTGGAATTTTCCTAATGGCTCTTGGATACCCATCTAGCACTCCCATATATATTGCTGCAGGAGAGATATATGGGGGTGATTCTCATATGGCAGATTTGCAATCTCGTTATCCCATATTAATGAGCAAG GAAAAACTGGCATCCATTGATGAGCTTGAACCGTTTGCTAATCATGCATCTCAGATGGCTGCACTTGATTATATTGTATCAGTTGAAAGTGATGTATTTATTCCTTCGTACTCTGGAAACATGGCAAGAGCAGTTGAGGGTCATCGTCGTTTTTTGGGACACAGGAAAACAATTTCTCCTGACAG GAAAGCTCTTGTTCATCTGTTTGACAAAATTGAGCGGGGATCCCTGAAAGAAGGCAAAAacctatcaaataaaattatggaaCTGCACAGAAAAAG GCAAGGGtctccaagaaaaagaaaaggcccCATCTCTGGAACAAAGGGCATGGATAGGTTTCGTTCAGAAGAGGCATTTTACGTGAACCCTATACCAGATTGTTTATGTCACAAGGAGCCCCCAGATATGAACACCTCTATCATTATCAGGTAG
- the LOC100245494 gene encoding uncharacterized protein LOC100245494, protein MRIKKPPHTPKTYMFAVMNNMEYRRRSRDQMGGRSKSEVLCRKHPKHRQSPGVCSICLRERLSQLSTSSRSASTTVASASSSSSLSSYSSHYSSSEASSCSSPMQRYRFDSDAKGSFSFLLSGKNMLTKSRSVAFVTRMRAGDASQRNKKSGFWSKLLRPRAKRTEEVLVYSRTVRERVGIGATRIR, encoded by the coding sequence ATGCGTATAAAAAAACCACCGCACACCCCAAAAACATATATGTTTGCAGTCATGAACAACATGGAATATCGCAGGAGATCAAGGGATCAGATGGGCGGCAGATCGAAGTCGGAAGTTCTTTGCAGGAAGCACCCAAAACACCGGCAATCACCAGGCGTTTGCTCCATTTGTCTGAGGGAAAGACTCTCTCAGCTCTCCACCAGCTCACGCAGTGCCTCCACCACCGTGGCTTCTgcttcttcatcctcttctcTGTCCTCTTATTCCTCCCATTATTCTTCTTCGGAGGCTTCTTCTTGTTCGTCTCCCATGCAGCGTTATCGCTTTGATTCCGATGCAAAAGGCTCCTTCTCTTTCTTGTTAAGTGGGAAAAACATGCTCACCAAGAGCAGATCAGTGGCTTTTGTTACGCGCATGCGAGCTGGGGATGCAAGCCAACGTAACAAGAAAAGCGGGTTTTGGTCGAAGCTGCTTCGTCCCAGGGCTAAGAGAACAGAAGAGGTTTTGGTGTACTCAAGGACGGTGAGAGAAAGGGTAGGAATTGGCGCTACCAGGATTCGATAG
- the LOC100250642 gene encoding uncharacterized protein LOC100250642 produces the protein MALGLILGIGRAFRRKRTSSLDILSSKRAPRDYYKGKNCKPTGFHTRKGGYVLMQEKLPNYVVPDLTDFKLKPYVSQCPREVKTNEATEAAQSDTAK, from the exons ATGGCGCTGGGACTGATATTGGGGATCGGAAGAGCGTTCAGAAGAAAGCGAACATCGTCCCTTGacattctctcttccaaaagAGCCCCGCGAGATTACTACAAGGGAAAGAATTGCAAGCCCACTGGTTTCCATACCCGCAAAG GTGGATATGTTTTGATGCAAGAGAAATTGCCGAACTATGTAGTCCCTGATTTGACTGACTTCAAG CTTAAACCGTATGTATCTCAATGCCCAAGAGAAGTGAAAACTAACGAGGCTACTGAGGCAGCTCAGTCTGATACAGCTAAGTAA